One Myxococcales bacterium genomic window carries:
- a CDS encoding tetratricopeptide repeat protein, translating into MRDDEPTRSLGPLAALESGETLPADEPSMGGTSSPALRVGTRVGRYLLEDELGRGGMGVVYAAHDPELDRRVAIKLLRSRAADGTEGKARLQREAQALAKLAHPNVVSVFDVGTVGADVFIAMELTTGGNLRAYQRDRAWADIVRAYVQAGRGLAAAHAADLVHRDFKPDNVLVGGDGRMRVTDFGLVRVADRPELVAAATPVRASASGAMSSSLTEAGSVMGTPLYMAPEQMSAGEIGPAADQFAFAVALWQALHGETPFTAFELPARRQEIVDGARRPPRNRGVPARIQRALERALAAEPAQRWPTMAALLDELERGLRRPRPYVAVAAAAVVAAAVVVALVVGRGAAPSPCAQADASGAGLWSGARARVADAFGISGAPYADASFKVVDARLTKLERDWRAASVEACRDTRVRHAQPEGVYAQRAACLAVRRQQTAAFIETLVGVDRDRIADVPALITTLPRLEECADPQILAGLVPRPTQPEAAAGLVELETRLATLAGRADDADDATYDAVVAAARQLGYPPIEAEALIVRAGHAIGVGRFDPARADLVDAAAAATRGGDRGHLATAYLELLALDADERGDLDGAASWGELGAAAVDALGRPLGKRLDLALGLADLARAQGQPARAAAALAPILEERDLDPMARFQVDGLLALVLTDQGEYDQAEAVFARLEPAVVAALGAEHPYALTIATNRAMLLYQRGELAQCRAALTPILATRERVLGPAHVQIAQSLEALAACENKSGHSGAALTKLERAVAIYRAARGPEHPRTLSAMSDLGGAYSHLNQHAEALALNQELLAIRERTLGPDHLDVATSLVNTAIEAKNTGAVALAIGYDERALAIFEQALGPEHPNVAVALINYGEALRAGGRAADAIAAFTRAGTIITAALGPAHPLLAHVEYGRGMAELARGRARDAVAWLERAVARRAGPDQDPNEQAEAELGLAQALVAAGGDRRRARALAEHAIATWTAAGDEFADKRAAATAWLPRAR; encoded by the coding sequence GTGCGCGACGACGAACCCACGCGATCGCTCGGCCCGCTGGCCGCGCTCGAGAGCGGCGAGACCCTCCCGGCCGACGAGCCGTCGATGGGCGGCACGTCGTCGCCGGCGCTGCGCGTCGGCACCCGGGTCGGGCGCTACCTGCTCGAGGACGAGCTCGGCCGCGGCGGCATGGGCGTGGTCTACGCCGCCCACGATCCCGAGCTCGATCGGCGGGTCGCGATCAAGCTGCTGCGCAGCCGCGCCGCCGACGGCACCGAGGGCAAGGCCCGCTTGCAGCGGGAGGCCCAGGCCCTGGCCAAGCTGGCGCACCCCAACGTCGTCTCGGTGTTCGACGTCGGCACGGTCGGGGCCGACGTGTTCATCGCGATGGAGCTGACCACGGGCGGCAACCTGCGCGCCTACCAGCGGGATCGGGCCTGGGCCGACATCGTGCGCGCGTACGTGCAGGCCGGGCGCGGCCTGGCCGCCGCCCACGCCGCCGATCTCGTCCACCGCGACTTCAAGCCCGACAACGTGCTGGTCGGCGGCGACGGGCGGATGCGGGTCACCGACTTCGGGCTGGTGCGCGTGGCCGATCGCCCCGAGCTCGTCGCCGCGGCGACGCCGGTGCGGGCGAGCGCGAGCGGCGCGATGTCGTCGTCGCTGACCGAGGCCGGCTCGGTGATGGGCACGCCGCTGTACATGGCGCCCGAGCAGATGAGCGCGGGCGAGATCGGCCCGGCCGCCGATCAGTTCGCGTTCGCGGTGGCGCTGTGGCAAGCGCTGCACGGCGAGACGCCGTTCACGGCCTTCGAGCTGCCCGCCCGTCGCCAGGAGATCGTCGACGGCGCGCGCCGGCCGCCGCGCAACCGCGGGGTGCCGGCGCGGATCCAGCGCGCGCTCGAGCGCGCGCTCGCGGCCGAGCCGGCGCAGCGGTGGCCGACGATGGCGGCGCTGCTCGACGAGCTCGAGCGCGGGCTGCGCCGGCCGCGGCCCTACGTCGCGGTGGCGGCGGCGGCGGTCGTGGCCGCCGCGGTCGTCGTGGCGCTGGTGGTCGGGCGCGGCGCGGCGCCTTCGCCGTGCGCCCAGGCCGACGCCAGCGGCGCGGGCCTCTGGAGCGGCGCGCGGGCCCGGGTCGCCGACGCGTTCGGGATCAGCGGCGCGCCCTACGCCGACGCCAGCTTCAAGGTGGTCGACGCGCGCCTGACCAAGCTCGAGCGCGACTGGCGCGCGGCGTCGGTCGAGGCCTGCCGCGACACCCGCGTGCGCCACGCCCAGCCCGAGGGCGTCTACGCCCAGCGCGCGGCGTGCCTGGCGGTGCGGCGGCAACAGACCGCGGCGTTCATCGAGACGCTGGTCGGGGTCGACCGCGATCGCATCGCCGACGTGCCCGCGCTGATCACGACGCTGCCGCGGCTCGAGGAATGCGCCGACCCGCAGATCCTCGCCGGCCTGGTGCCGCGCCCGACCCAGCCCGAGGCGGCCGCGGGCCTGGTCGAGCTCGAGACCCGGCTCGCCACCCTCGCGGGCCGCGCCGACGACGCCGACGACGCGACGTACGACGCCGTGGTCGCCGCGGCGCGCCAGCTCGGCTATCCGCCGATCGAGGCCGAGGCCCTGATCGTGCGCGCGGGCCACGCGATCGGCGTCGGTCGGTTCGATCCGGCCCGCGCCGATCTGGTCGACGCCGCCGCCGCGGCCACCCGGGGCGGCGATCGCGGGCACCTGGCCACCGCGTACCTCGAGCTGCTCGCGCTCGACGCCGACGAGCGCGGCGATCTCGACGGCGCGGCGTCCTGGGGCGAGCTGGGGGCGGCCGCGGTCGACGCGCTCGGGCGGCCGCTCGGCAAGCGCCTGGATCTGGCGCTGGGGCTGGCCGACCTGGCGCGAGCCCAGGGGCAGCCGGCCCGGGCCGCGGCGGCGCTGGCGCCGATCCTCGAGGAGCGCGACCTCGACCCGATGGCGCGGTTCCAGGTCGACGGCCTGCTGGCGCTGGTGTTGACCGATCAGGGCGAGTACGACCAGGCCGAGGCGGTGTTCGCGCGGCTCGAGCCGGCGGTGGTCGCGGCGCTGGGCGCCGAGCACCCGTACGCGCTGACGATCGCGACCAACCGCGCGATGCTGCTCTACCAGCGCGGCGAGCTTGCCCAGTGTCGCGCGGCGCTGACGCCGATCCTGGCGACGCGCGAGCGCGTGCTCGGGCCCGCCCACGTGCAGATCGCGCAGAGCCTCGAGGCCCTCGCGGCGTGCGAGAACAAGTCGGGGCACAGCGGGGCGGCGCTGACCAAGCTCGAGCGCGCGGTCGCGATCTACCGCGCGGCGCGCGGCCCCGAGCACCCGCGCACGCTGTCGGCCATGTCGGATCTCGGCGGGGCCTACTCGCACCTGAACCAGCACGCCGAGGCGCTCGCGCTCAACCAGGAGCTCCTGGCGATCCGCGAGCGCACGCTCGGCCCCGATCACCTCGACGTCGCGACCTCGCTGGTCAACACCGCGATCGAGGCCAAGAACACCGGCGCGGTGGCGCTGGCGATCGGCTACGACGAGCGCGCCCTGGCGATCTTCGAGCAGGCGCTCGGGCCCGAGCACCCGAACGTCGCGGTCGCGCTGATCAACTACGGCGAGGCCCTCCGCGCTGGCGGTCGCGCCGCCGACGCGATCGCGGCGTTCACCCGCGCCGGCACGATCATCACCGCCGCGCTCGGGCCCGCCCACCCGCTCCTGGCCCACGTCGAGTACGGGCGCGGCATGGCCGAGCTGGCCCGGGGCCGCGCGCGCGACGCGGTCGCGTGGCTCGAGCGCGCGGTCGCGCGCCGCGCCGGCCCCGATCAGGATCCCAACGAGCAGGCCGAGGCCGAGCTCGGCCTGGCCCAGGCGCTGGTCGCCGCCGGTGGCGATCGCCGGCGCGCGCGCGCGCTGGCCGAGCACGCGATCGCGACCTGGACCGCCGCCGGCGACGAGTTCGCCGACAAGCGCGCGGCCGCGACCGCGTGGCTGCCCCGCGCGCGCTGA